The nucleotide window GTTCTCCGCGGAGGAACTGGAGCGCGACGCGGTCACCGACGTGCGGTTCGCGGACCTGTTCGAGGAGCCGCGCATCGGGCACCGGCTGTCGCTCGTCAAATTCGAGGGCCGGCTGATTTCGCTGCGGCGCATGGACTCGAACGACTGGCTCGGCGCCGCCGGCGTGAACCAGCTTTTCGAGGGCTGGCTGATCCCCGATCACGAGCCGCGCGGGAACCCGGTGTGCGTCGTGTTCAGCGAGCCGCTCGAGGGTGTTGACCCGGCCCGGCGCGTTAACAAGTGGGTGACGTTCGCGGGCTACTCGTTCAAGCGCATGCGGTACGAGTCCGCCGAGGAGGACGCCAAGAACCCGTCGAAGCACATCGACAAACTCGCCCCGTTACTGATCGGGAAGAGGCCGATCGGGCGCCGCGACCCCGACCACGCGACGCCCGTGACGTGGAACGCGTTCGCCGAGGGGGCCATCATCGGCGCGGCGCTTTTAATCTTGTGCGCGGGGGTGTTTGCCCTCTGGTACCGCCGCGGCGACCGACAGGCCCGGGCGGAAATGGACGCGGTGCGGGGCCGAAATCCGTTCGACCCGGCAGCGTAAGGGCCGGAACACGATCTATTGGTTGAGTGTCGCGAACCACATCAGCCCACTTGCCGCTTGTCTTGGTGATCCGGCTGCCGCTTGCCGCCCCGGCGCAGCCCCGAGGAGAACGACCGTGAGCGAGAAAAAAGTCAAAGAGCCGAAGGAGGCGGTGATCCGTCGGGTGGAGTTCGCTGAGGAGACCGCTCAGGAGCGGTTCCTGATGAAGTACGTACCGGCGTGCCTCATGAGCGGCGCGATCCACGCCGGCGTGCTCGGGCTGGCGATCCTGTTCTTCGGCTTCCGAACCGCCGAAACCAAGCAGCCGGACAAGCCGCTCACCACCACCGCCGAGAAGTCGGACGAACCCGAGCAGCTGAACCTCACCACCGACGACCTCGGTGTGGACTCCAAAATCGAATCGGCGCTGCCCGAGATCGATCGGCTCGACACGAAGACGGTCGACGAAAAGGTCACGATGGACAACATCGGCCAGCCGACCGTTCAGGACAACGACCTCCAGGGCGCGACGCTCCCGGGCATCTCGGACATCCGCGAGTTCACCACCCCGGGCGTGGCCGGTGACACCGGCTCGTTCATGACGGGCGGCGGCGGCAACGCCGGGGTCGGCAACGCGATGGTCCAGGGCCGGTCGGGGGCGACCAAATCGCGCCTGCTGCGCGAGGGCGGCGGCAACGCGGAGAGCGAGCGCGCCGTGGGGTTGGGGCTGGCGTGGCTGGCCAAGCAGCAAAAGGCGGACGGCGGGTGGACCTACGACCAGGGCCGCAAGGAGGAGCGCGCCGCCGCCACCGGGATGGCGCTGCTGCCGTTCCTCGCGGCCGGCGTGACCCACAAGAAAAGTAAGGAGCACGAGCAGAAGAACTACGACCAGGTGGTTCAAAAGGGGTTGGGGTTCCTGATGAAGCTGTGCTCCCCGAGCGGGGCCAGCGCCGGGCGCATGAGCACCGACGTGTACGCCCAGGGCATCGCCACTATCGCCCTGTGCGAGGCGTACGGAATGACCAAGGACCCGGCCCTCAGGCCGTACGCGCAGGCGTCCATCAACTTCATCCAGCGCACCCAGGGGCCGAACGGGAGCTGGGGGTACGGCAACACCGGCAACGGCGACACCTCGATCGTCGGCTGGCAGATCCAGGCGCTCAAAGCCGCGAAGCTGAGCAAGGAACTGGTGGTCGACGACCGGGTGATCCAGAAGGCCGAGAAGTTCCTCGACCTGGCCGCGGCCGGCTCGCGGAAATCGATGTACGGGTACGCCGACAACTCCGACGCCCAACCGGGCACCGCGCGGACCGCGGTCGGCCTGCTGTGCCGGTATTACATCTCGGGATGGGGACCGAACAAGGACGGCATGATCGACGGCGTCAGCGGGCTG belongs to Gemmata obscuriglobus and includes:
- a CDS encoding prenyltransferase/squalene oxidase repeat-containing protein; protein product: MSEKKVKEPKEAVIRRVEFAEETAQERFLMKYVPACLMSGAIHAGVLGLAILFFGFRTAETKQPDKPLTTTAEKSDEPEQLNLTTDDLGVDSKIESALPEIDRLDTKTVDEKVTMDNIGQPTVQDNDLQGATLPGISDIREFTTPGVAGDTGSFMTGGGGNAGVGNAMVQGRSGATKSRLLREGGGNAESERAVGLGLAWLAKQQKADGGWTYDQGRKEERAAATGMALLPFLAAGVTHKKSKEHEQKNYDQVVQKGLGFLMKLCSPSGASAGRMSTDVYAQGIATIALCEAYGMTKDPALRPYAQASINFIQRTQGPNGSWGYGNTGNGDTSIVGWQIQALKAAKLSKELVVDDRVIQKAEKFLDLAAAGSRKSMYGYADNSDAQPGTARTAVGLLCRYYISGWGPNKDGMIDGVSGLMKVAPLSSATGKPPAVKEMYYYYYATQVVHFCEGDDWKTWNEGPRQADGTRKGGMRDWLVQTQIRADTNAGSWDIEDGWIGRGCGRLGTTCMCLLTLEVYYRHLPLYKRGADGKAIQIID